Proteins found in one Homalodisca vitripennis isolate AUS2020 chromosome 4, UT_GWSS_2.1, whole genome shotgun sequence genomic segment:
- the LOC124359674 gene encoding 39S ribosomal protein L35, mitochondrial yields MLRSVLSGLHQATKNVRCLGSLLSTSRPINLSLFSPRVSLIEPTIRNFSVNLVNGVTAALPLISHRSSGLLQPKSVLVDTVRTNIKFSKTKGKRKTVKVVLKKFYRLNWGCWIHAKCGRHKRLYKKSAARRRRLQYHVFCNSTQSMLLDKMVTRYWRKPKYYVDDSYEPYHTREEFKLTRSKPYDPFL; encoded by the exons GTCTACATCAAGCAACAAAAAATGTTCGATGTTTAGGATCGTTGTTAAGTACTTCTAGACCAATTAACCTATCACTCTTCTCACCAAGAGTCTCTTTAATTGAACCAACAATAAGGAACTTTAGTGTGAACTTAGTAAATGGGGTGACTGCTGCACTTCCACTCATTAGCCACAG aTCCTCAGGATTACTACAGCCCAAATCTGTACTTGTAGATACAGTTAGAACCAATATAAAGTTCTCAAAAACTAAAGGAAAAAGAAAGACGGTCAAAGTTGTTTTGAAGAAATTCTACAGATTAAACTg GGGATGCTGGATACACGCAAAGTGTGGGCGACACAAGCGTCTGTACAAGAAGAGTGCGGCTCGCCGGCGTCGTCTGCAGTACCACGTCTTTTGTAATTCTACCCAAAGCATGCTTCTGGACAAGATGGTAACTAGATACTGGAGGAAACCAAAGTACTATGTAGATGACTCTTACGAACCATATCACACAAGGGAAGAATTCAAACTCACCAGATCAAAACCTTATGATCCCTTTTTGTAG
- the LOC124359673 gene encoding vesicle transport protein SEC20, with product MTMDNYKYLLDSVRQDIVNENLSIKALIQDIHQCPGPMEELNELNSDGRAKLATLRNHIETLETLAKECINFDERKDLLEEVKNNREQLTSTLGAFRKANVACMLAIEKANKKQLFSEADEESVLRHRLKKDKASLVKMSSNVTEQLLAISRQLADTTQQSSNTLDTLVNSSGNVTSTQQELRDTGSVIAQSGQLLAKYGRREFTDKVVLLFAFAFFLACVLYIVYKRLF from the exons ATGACAATggataattacaaatatttacttgaCAGTGTTCGTCAGGATATTGTAAACGAGAATTTATCAATCAAAGCCCTTATTCAG GATATTCATCAATGTCCAGGCCCTATGGAGGAACTGAATGAACTCAACAGTGACGGGAGAGCAAAGTTGGCTACTTTGAGGAATCACATAGAAACTTTAGAAACACTTGCTAAGGAATGCATTAACTTTGATGAACGAAAAGATTTGCTTGAAGAAGTGAAAAATAACAGAGAACAATTGACCAG CACACTAGGAGCATTCAGAAAAGCCAATGTTGCTTGTATGTTGGCTATTGAGAAGGCTAATAAGAAACAGCTGTTTAGTGAAGCAGACGAGGAATCCGTTTTAAGGCACAG GTTAAAAAAGGACAAAGCCAGCCTAGTGAAGATGTCATCCAATGTGACAGAGCAGCTATTGGCCATCAGTAGGCAGTTGGCTGACACAACTCAACAGAGCTCTAATACTCTGGATACTCTAG TGAACTCCTCAGGTAATGTGACCAGCACTCAGCAGGAGCTCCGAGATACTGGCAGTGTGATCGCTCAGTCTGGCCAACTGTTGGCCAAGTACGGCAGAAGAGAGTTCACGGACAAAGTTGTGTTACTGTTTGCATTTGCTTTTTTCCTCGCTTGCGTCTTGTACATAGTATACAAACGTTTATTTTGA